The following coding sequences are from one bacterium BMS3Abin14 window:
- the metF gene encoding 5,10-methylenetetrahydrofolate reductase, protein MKISEILSRNRPALSFEFFPPRNPESEHVLDETVGKLRRFNPDFVSVTYGAGGSTREKSLYWTTGIREKYGLNVMMHLTCIASSRRDIQDICRRLRMEGISNILALRGDPSRDLPDYRIQKDFRFAYELVEYLRETDDFSIGVAGYPEGHLDAVSLGRDIENLKRKVDAGADFIITQLFFDNRHFFDFMDRVAAAHIEIPVIPGIMPITNAGQVQRFTEMCGATVPGEIKGRIDNTEDVFRVGVDYAIEQCKELLDFGVPGLHFYTLNRNRATEEILAGIGKVLERE, encoded by the coding sequence TTGAAGATCAGTGAAATTCTGTCCAGGAATAGGCCCGCACTCTCTTTCGAGTTCTTTCCGCCCAGGAACCCTGAAAGCGAGCATGTGCTGGACGAAACGGTGGGGAAACTGAGGCGGTTTAACCCCGACTTCGTTTCGGTTACCTACGGCGCCGGGGGCAGCACCAGGGAAAAATCCCTCTACTGGACTACCGGCATCCGGGAGAAATACGGCCTGAATGTCATGATGCATCTGACGTGTATCGCTTCATCGCGCCGGGACATTCAGGATATCTGCCGCCGGTTGAGGATGGAGGGCATAAGCAACATTCTTGCCCTCCGGGGGGACCCTTCGCGGGATCTGCCCGATTACAGGATCCAGAAGGATTTCAGGTTTGCCTACGAGTTGGTCGAATACCTCCGTGAGACGGATGACTTTTCCATCGGGGTCGCGGGCTACCCCGAAGGGCACCTTGATGCTGTTTCCCTTGGGCGGGACATTGAAAACCTCAAGAGAAAGGTTGACGCCGGGGCGGATTTTATTATCACCCAGCTGTTTTTTGACAACCGCCATTTCTTCGATTTCATGGACCGTGTGGCCGCAGCTCACATCGAAATACCCGTTATCCCGGGGATAATGCCCATCACCAATGCCGGCCAGGTTCAGAGATTTACCGAGATGTGCGGCGCGACGGTGCCCGGGGAGATAAAGGGCAGGATAGATAACACGGAGGATGTCTTCCGGGTAGGGGTGGACTATGCCATAGAACAGTGCAAGGAGTTGCTTGACTTTGGCGTCCCGGGCCTGCATTTCTATACATTGAACCGCAACCGCGCGACGGAGGAGATCCTGGCCGGGATAGGGAAAGTCCTGGAGCGGGAATGA
- the folE gene encoding GTP cyclohydrolase 1: protein MDRKKIERGMRLILEGIGEDPERPGLQGTPGRVADLFSEVFAGVDVDAMQFLVPVAGETHDEMVLVKDISMHSMCEHHLLPFIGVAHVAYIPEGGRIVGLSKIVRVLDTFAHQPQVQERLTTQVAEAVMNGLRPKGVMVVIEAEHMCMSMRGVNKPNSRTVTSAVRGSFRRDERTRSETLSLIYGSRSR from the coding sequence ATGGACAGAAAAAAGATTGAAAGAGGGATGAGGCTTATTCTCGAGGGGATCGGAGAGGACCCGGAAAGGCCCGGCCTCCAGGGCACGCCCGGGCGGGTCGCCGACCTTTTCAGCGAGGTTTTCGCGGGAGTCGATGTCGATGCCATGCAGTTTCTGGTCCCGGTGGCGGGGGAAACCCACGACGAGATGGTCCTCGTGAAAGACATTTCCATGCACTCCATGTGTGAGCACCATCTGCTTCCCTTCATAGGCGTTGCTCATGTCGCCTACATACCGGAGGGAGGAAGGATCGTCGGCCTCTCGAAGATCGTAAGGGTCCTCGACACTTTTGCGCACCAGCCACAGGTCCAGGAACGCCTGACCACCCAGGTGGCCGAGGCTGTGATGAACGGCCTCCGGCCCAAGGGCGTCATGGTCGTCATCGAGGCCGAACATATGTGCATGTCAATGCGTGGGGTGAATAAACCCAACTCCCGCACCGTCACGTCCGCCGTTCGTGGTTCCTTCAGGAGGGATGAGAGAACCCGCAGCGAGACGCTTTCACTCATCTACGGCAGCCGAAGTCGGTAA